Within Thermus sp. CCB_US3_UF1, the genomic segment TTGAGGGCCTCCTCATCCCCGTAGGCCCCCACCCGAAGCTCCCCCACCTGCCCGGCGCAGGCCTCGGGGGAAGGGTCCAGGAAGCGGAAGGTGAGGCCCAAGGGATAGCCGGCCAGGGCCAGCATCCGCCCCAGCTGCCCGCCCCCCAGGATGCCCACCCTCACGCTTCCTCCCGGGGGTCGGGGTGGCGGAGCACGGCCTCCGTCTGGGCCTTGCGGTAGGCCTGGAGGCGCTCCATCACCTCTGGGTGGGAGAGGCCCACGATGCTGGCTGCCAGGAGGGCGGCGTTCACCGCCCCCGCCTTGCCGATGGCCAGGGTGCCCACGGGGATGCCCGCGGGCATCTGCACGATGGAGAGAAGGGAGTCCAGGCCCTTCAGGGCCTGGCTTTCCACGGGCACCCCCAGGACGGGCAAGGGGGTGTGGGCCGCGGTCATCCCCGGGAGGTGGGCCGCCCCCCCGGCCCCGGCGATGATGACCATAAGCCCCCGCGCCTGGGCGCTTTTGGCGTACTCGGCCATCAGGTCCGGGGTGCGGTGGGCGGAAACCACCCGCACCTCGTAGGGGACGCCCAGGGCCTCGAGGGTCTCCGCCGCATGGCGGAGGGTGGCCCAGTCGGACTTGGAGCCCATGATTACGCCCACCAAAGGCCGCATCGTACCGGATTGTACCAGCCCCTCCCGCCCGTGGTAGAAGGCGGGGTATGGACGCCCTGGAGCTCCTGAGGCTCAACCTCCTCTCCCCCATGGTCCTGGCCTTCGCCCTGGGGGCCGTGGCCCGGCTGGTCAAGAGCGACCTCGCTTTCCCTGAGGCCATGTACACCGCCCTCTCCGTCTACCTTCTCTTCGCCATTGGCTTCAAAGGGGGGGTGGAGCTCTCCAAGACCCCTTTGGCCGTCCTCCTCCTTCCCGCCTTGGCCACCTTGTTCCTGGGCCTCTTCCGCCCCCTGGTAGCCTACGGGCTTTCCCGGCGCTTCCTACGGGTGGGGCGGGCGGACGCCGGGGCCCTGGCCGCCCATTACGGCTCGGTTTCCGCGGTCACCTTCCTGGCCGCCCTTACCTTCGCCCAAGGGGTGGGCCACCGCCCCGAGGGCTTCCTGCCCACCCTGGTGGCCCTCCTAGAGGTTCCGGGCATCGTTCTGGCCCTTCTTTTGGCCAAGCGGGGGGGCGGGAGCCTGGGGGAGGCCCTCCAGGAGGTGCTCACCGGCAAGAGCGTGGTCCTCCTCCTGGGGGGGCTATGCGTCGGGGCCCTTTCCGGGGAGGCGGGGATGGAGCGGGTCAAGCCCTTTTTCGTGGACCCCTTCTACGGGGCTCTCACCCTCTTCCTCATGGACCTCGGCATGGTGGCTGCCTCCCGCTTCGCCGCCTTGAGGCAGGTGGGCTTCCGCCTGGTCCTCTTCGGCACCCTCCTGCCCCTCTTCCATGGGGCCCTGGGGGTTTACCTGGGCCACCTGGTGGGGCTTTCCGTGGGGGGGGCCACGGTGCTTGGGGCCATGGCGGCCAGCAGCAGCTACATCGCGGCCCCGGCGGCGGTGCGCATCGCCCTGCCCGAGGCCAACCCCAGTTTGTACCTGGCGGCCAGCCTGGCCGTGACCTTTCCCTTTAACCTGGTCTTGGGCATTCCCCTGTACCATGCCCTGGCGGTCTGGATGGGAGGCCGGTGATGGACCTGGTGCCCTTGAAGCTGGTGACCATCGTGGCGGAAAGCCTTTTGGAGAAGAAGCTGGTGGAGGAGATCAAGCGCCTGGGGGCCAAAGGGTACACCATCGTCCCCGCAAGGGGGGAGGGTTCCCGGGGGATGCGCAGCGTGGACTGGGAGGGCCAGAACATCCGCTTGGAAACCATCGTGCCCGAGGAGGTGGCCCTGAAGATCCTGGCCCGGCTTCAAGAGGCCTACTTCCCCCACTACGCCGTCATCGCCTATGTGGAAAACGTCTATGTGGTGCGGGGGGAGAAGTACGTGTGAGGCCTCAAGGCCGCTTCCGCAGCAGGGGGAGGAGGGCCAGGAGGAGAAGGGCGGGCCATAGGAGCCAGGCCGGTACCTTTTGCCCCAGGACGTAGGCCAAAAGCACCAGGCCCTGGGTCCAAAGGAGGCTGCCCAGGGCGCTCAGGAGGAGGTAGGGGAGGAAGGGGAACCCCAAGGCCCCCAGGAGGAGGGGCAGGGCGGTGCGCAGGCCCGGCACGAAGGGGGCAAGGAGGAGGGCCGAGGGGCCAAAGCGGAGGAGGACCCGCTCCCCCCGTTGCCAGAGGTCCTGGGGCAGGCGGGGCTTGAGCCTACCCCCCAGAGCCCGTCCCAGGGCGTAGCCCAGAAGGTGGCCCAGGGCGCTTCCCAGGAAGAGGAGGGGCAGAAGGGGGAAAAGGGATAGCTTCCCCTCTCCCGCCAGGGCCCCCAGGAAGAGGAGGAGGGTATCCCCCCCGGGCACCAGGAAGCCCAGGGGGAAGCCCACCTCCAGGAAGAGGACCAGGGCGGGGAGGAGGTAGGCCAGCATCTCAGGAAGGCTGGGGCGCGGGCTTTCTCAGGGCCCAGAGGCTTCCCAGGAGGAGGACGGCCAGGATGAGGAGGCTAAAGGCCTCCTTGTCCAGGCCCAGGGCCAGCTCGGGCCGGTGCAGGGTTTCCTTGGCCAGCTTGTCCCAGCCGCCCAGGAGGAGCTTCACCCCTGCCAGGCCCACCACCACGTAGGCCAGGTGCTTGAACCGGGGGTAGCGATCCAGGAGGCTCACCACCAGGCTGGCCAGCATCCTCAGGGCCAGGATGCCCAGGAAGACCCCGGTGTAGATCACCCAGAGCTTATCGGAAAGGGCCACGGCCACCAGGACCGAGTCCACGGCGAAGGCCAGGTCCATGAGCTCCACCTGGGCCACCACCTTCCAGAACTGGGCGGCGCTGACCTCCAAGGGGGGTGGGGCGTGGGCCTCCTCGGGCTTGAGGAAGTGCCGTAGGGCGATGTAGAGCAGGTAGGCTGCCCCTAGGACCTGGACCCACCAGAGCTTGATCACCAAGGCGGCGAAGAGGAGGGCCAGGCCCCGGAGCACGTAGGCCCCCAGGATGCCGTAGAAGAGGGCCCTGCGCCGTAGGGAGGGGGGGAGCTTCTGGACGATCACCCCCAGGATGAGGGCGTTGTCCGCGGACAGGATGACCTCCAGGGCCACCAGGATGAGGATCACCGAGAGTACGCCGGCTTCCATGCTCTACCTCCAAAAGAAAAGGCCACCGCTCCTTGCGGTGGTCTTGCCCAGGACCCCTTGGGCCCTCCGGTCCCCCGGGGCCTCGTGCCCGTCCTGACGAGGGACCGGCTTGGGGCTACTCCCCAACCGGGGCCATTATACCAAGCCCGCAAAAGGAGATGGGCTTTCCCGGGTATACTGGGGCCATGGACGCGCCGGTGCAGGTGCCCACCAAGGAGCAGGTCCTCGAGGCCCTGAAGGTGGTCTACGACCCGGAGATCCCGGTGAACATCGTGGACCTGGGCCTGGTCTACGACGTGCAGGTACACGAAAACGGCGTGGTGGATGTGACCATGACCCTCACCGCCATCGGCTGCCCGGCCCAGGACGTGGTCAAGGCCGATGCCGAGATGGCCGTCATGCGCCTGCCCGGGGTGCAGGGGGTGAACGTGGAGTTCGTCTGGACCCCCCCTTGGACCCCCGCCAAGATGACCGAGGAGGGCAAGCGCATGATGCGCATGTTCGGCTTCAACGTGTGAGCCCCCCTGGGGCGTTCCTCCCCTGGCGGAAGGGCAGGGGCGGTGGGAGAATGGGGCCATGCCGGTCAGCCGCTACTACGACGTCAAGCGGGACGAGCGGGGCGAGCGTTACCTGGAGCCCTACGTGACGGGCTTCCTCCTCCTCAGGCTTCCCCTCCTCAACAAGGGCACGGCCTTCACCGAGGAGGAAAGGCGGGCCCTGGGCCTGGAGGGCCTTCTTCCTCCCCACGTGAACACCCTGGAGGAGCAGAAGGAGCGGGTCTACCGCCGCTACCGCCTCATCGGCACCCCCTTGGAGAAGCACATCTACCTGCGCCACCTCCAAGACCGCAACGAGGTCCTCTTCTACGCCCTCCTGGTGGACCACCTGGAGGAGATGCTCCCCATCCTCTACACCCCCACGGTGGGGGAGGCGGTGCGGGAGTTCTCCCACATCTACCGCTACCCCCGGGGCTTTACCGCCAGCACCGAGAACATCCAGCGGGTGGAAGAGGCCCTGGCCAACGTCCCCCTGGAGGAGGTCCGCCTCATCGTGGCCACCGACTCCTCGGCCATCCTGGGCATCGGGGACCAGGGGTACGGGGGGATGGCCATCAGCATCGGCAAGCTCACCCTCTACACCGCCGTGGGAGGGGTAGGGCCCGACAAGACCCTGCCCGTGGAGCTGGATGTGGGCACGGACCGGGAGGACCTCCTCAAGGACCCCCTCTACCTGGGGGTGCGGCACCGGCGGCTTAGGGGGGAGGCCTACTACCGTTTCCTGGACCGCTTCGTGGAGGCGGTGCGCAAGCGCTACCCCAAGGCCCTCATCCAATGGGAGGACTTCGCCAAGGAGGCCGCCTTCCACGTGCTGGAGCGCTACCGCAAGGTGGTGCCCTCCTTCAACGACGACATCCAGGGCACGGGGGCGGTGGCCCTGGCGGGGGTGCTCTCCGCCTGCCGCCTGAAGGGGGAGAGGCTTTCCGGCCAGGTGGTGGTGGTTTACGGCGCGGGGGCCGGGGGGATCGGGGTGGCCTGGGCCCTGGTGGAGGGGATGAGGCGGGAAGGGCTTTCCGAGGCCGAGGCCAAGGCCCGGGTGCTGGTCTTGGACTCCAAGGGCCTCCTGGTGGAGGGCCGCAGCATGGAGGCTTACAAGAGGCCCTACGCCCAGGCCCAGGAGCGGCTTGCGGGCTGGCGGTTCGCCGGACCTTACCCAAATCTATTGGAAACCATACAGAATAGCCGGGCCACCGTTCTCCTGGGCCTTTCCGGCCAGGGGGGAAGCTTCACCGAGCCCCTGGTGCGGGCCATGCTGGAAAACACCCAGCGCCCCGTCATCTTCCCCCTTTCCAACCCCACCTCGGCCTCCGAGGCCCTGCCCGACGACCTCGTCTACTGGACGGAGGGAAGGGCCCTGGTGGCCGCGGGAAGCCCTTTTCCCCCGGTGGGCTACATGGGCCGGACCATCCCCGTGGGCCAGGGGAACAACGCCTTCATCTTCCCCGGGCTGGGCCTGGGGGCGGTCCTGGCCCGGGCCCGGGAGGTGACGGACGGGATGGTCCTGGAGGCGGCCTACGCCCTTTACGACTACACCCGCACCCACTTCCCCGAGCTCCTCTACCCCCCTGTGGGGAGGCTGCGCGAGGTCTCCCCTTATGTGGCCGCCCGGGTGATGCGCAAGGCCCTGGAAGAGGGGGTGGCTGAGGAAGAGAGGGTGCAGGGCCTTTCCCTGGAAGGACTCCTGGCCTTTGTCCAGGGCCGTTTCTGGGAGCCCAGGTACCTCCCCTACCGCCCGGCCCCGGTAATCTAGGGGCATGGCCTGGCGGCTTTACACCCTGGGGCTTCCCCCCCTCGAGCCCAGGGAAGGCTTCCCGCAAGGGGCGGAGCCCGAGGGGTTTTTCCCCCTCGAGGCCCCCTGGCAGGCCAGGGCCGCCCCGCCTGTACCCTGGCCGGAGCCCCTTTACTTCCTGGATGGCCGGGAGCGGGCCGAGGCCCTGGTGGCCCAAGGGAGGCGGCTCGCCCTCCTGGGGTGTGTGGCCGCGGGGGCGGTGGTCTTCTCGGGGGGCAGGATGCGGCTTCTCTCCCCGGTGGTCCGCCGGGTGGGGGTGGGGCTCGAGGAGGCCTTAAGGGTGGGGGAACTCCTTTACGAGCCGGCTCCCCCAGCGGGGGAGGGCCTTGAAGGCCTGCAGGAGGGGCTTGGGCAGGCCCGGGCCGCCCTGGAGGAGGAGGTGGCCCGGGGCTTGGCGGAGGGGCTTTTGGTGGTGGATGGCCCCGTGCGCTTTACCCGGCCAGGGCCGGTCCTGGGGTACATCAAAACCCACTGGGCCCGCTACCTGCCCCAGGCGGAGGAGGCCCTCCTCCCCGCCCTGGGCCCTGGGGAACGCACCCCTGCTTTCCGGGTGCGCCGGCGGGGGTTGGAGCTGGCCAGCTGGTACCTGCGCCTTCCCCTGCCCCCCGAGGGGGTGCGCCCCCCCCAGGCGGGGCTTCTCCGGGTGGAAACCCCCTTGTCCGGGGATTTCCGGGCCTTGGCCGACCTCTCCTTGGCCCTGTTCCCGGCCCTGGCCTCCCATCCGGTCAAGGACCCCCGGGCCCCCCAGAACCTCCTGCCCGTGGGGGGGTTGGAGCGGGAGCTCTCGCGCCGCATGGGAAGCCCGGAAGTGGTGGGCCGTATCCTGGCGCGGCATCTGGGAGGTGGGTAGGTGGAGCGGATCGGTGTGGTCTTGGGTAGCCGCGAGGCCACCCCCCTGGGGTTCTGGGTGGGGGTGGCCGAGGAGGGGCTTTTGCGCCTGGACGATCTGGTGGTGGCCGAGGGCTTCCACCCCAGGCTGGGCCGGGTGCGCTACTTCGGCATGGTGGACCACGTGGCCAAGGTCCACGAGGGGCAAAGCTACGATACCGACGTCTTCCTGGCGGTGGAGGGCCGCATCCCCGTGAGCCTGGCCTATGTGGCCCACGTGAGCGTGACCCGCATCCTCCCCGAGGAGTACCTCCCCCCCGACCCTGGTTCCCCCGTCTACCTGGCCCAAGGGGCCGACCTGGAGCTTGCCCTCTACTACGAGGCCATGCGGAACCAGCGGGGGAGCACCAAGCTCCCCGCCGGCTTCCTCAAGAACGGGGAGGTGGCCTACCTCAACCTGGAGTTCCTCAACGGGGCCAAGGGGGGGCATGTGAACATCTCCGGCATCAGCGGGGTGGCGGCCAAGACCAGCTACGCCACCTTTCTCCTCAAGAGCCTCCTGGAAAGCGGGGTGCTGGCCGAGGCCCACCAGGCCAAGGTGCTCCTCTTCAACGTCAAGGGGGAGGACCTCTTCTTCCTGGACAAGCCCAACGCCCGCCTCACAGAGGAGGCCAAGGAGGAGTACCAGCGGCTTGGGCTTTCCCCCACCCCCTTCGCCAGCGTGGCCTTCCTGGCCCCGCCCAAGAAGGAGGGGTACCTGCCCGACCTGGATACCCGGCTGGAAGGGGTGCGGGCCTACCACTGGGACCTGGTGCAGTTCGCCCAGCGGGGCCTCCTCCCCTTCCTCTTTGCCGACAAGGGGCTCATGAGCAACCTGGGCTTCCTCCTGGTCCACGTGACGGAGAAGCTGAGGCGGCTTGCCAAGGACCAGCAGGGCCCCCATCTCCTGGTGGAGGACTGGCCGGGGGAGGACCTGCCCGAAGGGATGACCTTTGACGCCCTGGGGAAGGTGCGCCTGAAGAGCTTCCCCGAGCTGGTGAGCTACCTGGAGTACAAGCTCTTGGGCCCGGAAACCGGGGAGGGGGAGGGGGACAGGACCTGGACCGCCCGGCAGGCCCGCCCCACCCTCGAGGCCTTCCTCCGCCGCCTGCGGGCCAGCGTGGAGAACGTGGCCCACCTCATCCGCGGGGACCGGCCCGGCAACCCCCCAGACCCCCTCTCGGGGCCCCAGGTGCACGTGGTGGACCTGGCCAAGCTCTCCCCCCAGGGGCAGATGTTCGTGGTGGGGAGCCTGCTGCGCCAGATCTTTGAGCGGAAGGAGCGGGGGGAGTACAGGGGGCCGGTCTTCATCGTCTTGGACGAGCTCAACAAGTATGCGCCCCGGGAGGAGGAAAGCCCCATCAAGGACGTGCTCCTAGACATCGCGGAACGGGGCCGCTCCCTGGGGGTGATCCTTATCGGGGCCCAGCAGACCGCAAGCGAGGTGGAGCGCCGGGTGGTGGCCAACGCCGCCATCCGGGTGGTGGGCCGGCTGGATGCCGCCGAGGCCGAGCGCCCCGAGTACCGCCACCTCCTCCCCTCCTTCCGCCAGCGGGCCCTGATCCTGCCCCAGGGCTCGGTGATCCTCTCCCAGCCGGAGATCCCCGTGCCCCTTTTGGTGCGCTTTCCCTTCCCCGCCTGGGCCACCAAGCGGGAGGAGGTCTTGGAGGACAACTCGGCGGAAACCCTCAGGCGCGAACTCCTTTAGTAGGATGGCCTTGCCATGAAGCGGACCCCTCTTTACGAGGCCCACCTGCGCCACGGAGGGCGCATGGTGGCCTTTGCCGGCTACGCCCTGCCCCTGCAGTACACCTCCATCGTGGAGGAGCACCTGGCCGTGCGCCGGGGGGCGGGGGTGTTTGACGTGAGCCACATGGGGGAGTTCCTGGTGCGGGGGGAGGAGGCCCTGGCCTTTTTGCAATGGGCCACGGCCAACGATGCCTCCAAGCTCAGGGTGGGGCGGGCCCAGTACTCCATGCTCCTCAACGCCCAGGGCGGGGTGGTGGACGACATCTACCTCTACCGCCTCGAGGAGGCGGCCTACCTCCTGGTGGTGAACGCCGCCAACATCGCCAAGGACTGGGCCCACCTCCAGGGGCTGGCCCAGGGGTTCCGGGTGGAGCTTGAGGACCTTTCCGAGGGGACGGCCCTCCTGGCCCTGCAGGGCCCCAAGGCGGCGGAGATCCTCCAGGGCCTTACGGAGGCGGACCTCTCAAAGAAGCGCAAAAACGACGTCTTCGCCGCCCAGGTGGCGGGCCGGCCCGCCCGGCTTGCCCGCACTGGGTACACGGGGGAGGATGGGTTTGAGCTTTTCCTGGCCCCGGAGGACGCGGAGGCGGTCTTTGAGGCCCTGCTGGCGGCGGGGGCGGTCCCGGCGGGATTGGGGGCCCGGGATACCCTCCGCCTCGAGGCCGGCTTTCCCCTCTACGGCCACGAGCTCACCGAGGCCACCAACCCCCTCTGCACCCCCTGGGCCTGGGTGGTGAAAAGGGAGAAGGCCTTTTTCGGCAAGGAGGCGGCCTTGGCCCAGGCCTGCCAGGAGGAGGTGGTGGGCCTGGTCCTGGAGGTGGGCCTGCCCCGGGAGGGATACCCTGTGCTTTCGGGAGGCCGCCCCGTGGGCCGGGTGACCAGCGGCGGCTACTCCCCCCTCTTGGGAAAGGGCATCGCCCTGGCCTGGGTGGAGCGGGGGGCCCAGGGGCCCTTCTTCGTGGAGGTGCGGGGGAAACCGGTGGGGGCTTCCCTTAGCCCCTTGCCCTTTGTGCCGCTAAAATAGCGGGGGTTAGGAGGCGCTATGGA encodes:
- a CDS encoding VTT domain-containing protein, yielding MLAYLLPALVLFLEVGFPLGFLVPGGDTLLLFLGALAGEGKLSLFPLLPLLFLGSALGHLLGYALGRALGGRLKPRLPQDLWQRGERVLLRFGPSALLLAPFVPGLRTALPLLLGALGFPFLPYLLLSALGSLLWTQGLVLLAYVLGQKVPAWLLWPALLLLALLPLLRKRP
- the purE gene encoding 5-(carboxyamino)imidazole ribonucleotide mutase, translating into MRPLVGVIMGSKSDWATLRHAAETLEALGVPYEVRVVSAHRTPDLMAEYAKSAQARGLMVIIAGAGGAAHLPGMTAAHTPLPVLGVPVESQALKGLDSLLSIVQMPAGIPVGTLAIGKAGAVNAALLAASIVGLSHPEVMERLQAYRKAQTEAVLRHPDPREEA
- a CDS encoding metal-sulfur cluster assembly factor translates to MGFPGYTGAMDAPVQVPTKEQVLEALKVVYDPEIPVNIVDLGLVYDVQVHENGVVDVTMTLTAIGCPAQDVVKADAEMAVMRLPGVQGVNVEFVWTPPWTPAKMTEEGKRMMRMFGFNV
- a CDS encoding ATP-binding protein produces the protein MERIGVVLGSREATPLGFWVGVAEEGLLRLDDLVVAEGFHPRLGRVRYFGMVDHVAKVHEGQSYDTDVFLAVEGRIPVSLAYVAHVSVTRILPEEYLPPDPGSPVYLAQGADLELALYYEAMRNQRGSTKLPAGFLKNGEVAYLNLEFLNGAKGGHVNISGISGVAAKTSYATFLLKSLLESGVLAEAHQAKVLLFNVKGEDLFFLDKPNARLTEEAKEEYQRLGLSPTPFASVAFLAPPKKEGYLPDLDTRLEGVRAYHWDLVQFAQRGLLPFLFADKGLMSNLGFLLVHVTEKLRRLAKDQQGPHLLVEDWPGEDLPEGMTFDALGKVRLKSFPELVSYLEYKLLGPETGEGEGDRTWTARQARPTLEAFLRRLRASVENVAHLIRGDRPGNPPDPLSGPQVHVVDLAKLSPQGQMFVVGSLLRQIFERKERGEYRGPVFIVLDELNKYAPREEESPIKDVLLDIAERGRSLGVILIGAQQTASEVERRVVANAAIRVVGRLDAAEAERPEYRHLLPSFRQRALILPQGSVILSQPEIPVPLLVRFPFPAWATKREEVLEDNSAETLRRELL
- a CDS encoding DNA double-strand break repair nuclease NurA yields the protein MAWRLYTLGLPPLEPREGFPQGAEPEGFFPLEAPWQARAAPPVPWPEPLYFLDGRERAEALVAQGRRLALLGCVAAGAVVFSGGRMRLLSPVVRRVGVGLEEALRVGELLYEPAPPAGEGLEGLQEGLGQARAALEEEVARGLAEGLLVVDGPVRFTRPGPVLGYIKTHWARYLPQAEEALLPALGPGERTPAFRVRRRGLELASWYLRLPLPPEGVRPPQAGLLRVETPLSGDFRALADLSLALFPALASHPVKDPRAPQNLLPVGGLERELSRRMGSPEVVGRILARHLGGG
- a CDS encoding NAD-dependent malic enzyme → MPVSRYYDVKRDERGERYLEPYVTGFLLLRLPLLNKGTAFTEEERRALGLEGLLPPHVNTLEEQKERVYRRYRLIGTPLEKHIYLRHLQDRNEVLFYALLVDHLEEMLPILYTPTVGEAVREFSHIYRYPRGFTASTENIQRVEEALANVPLEEVRLIVATDSSAILGIGDQGYGGMAISIGKLTLYTAVGGVGPDKTLPVELDVGTDREDLLKDPLYLGVRHRRLRGEAYYRFLDRFVEAVRKRYPKALIQWEDFAKEAAFHVLERYRKVVPSFNDDIQGTGAVALAGVLSACRLKGERLSGQVVVVYGAGAGGIGVAWALVEGMRREGLSEAEAKARVLVLDSKGLLVEGRSMEAYKRPYAQAQERLAGWRFAGPYPNLLETIQNSRATVLLGLSGQGGSFTEPLVRAMLENTQRPVIFPLSNPTSASEALPDDLVYWTEGRALVAAGSPFPPVGYMGRTIPVGQGNNAFIFPGLGLGAVLARAREVTDGMVLEAAYALYDYTRTHFPELLYPPVGRLREVSPYVAARVMRKALEEGVAEEERVQGLSLEGLLAFVQGRFWEPRYLPYRPAPVI
- a CDS encoding sodium-dependent bicarbonate transport family permease; the encoded protein is MDALELLRLNLLSPMVLAFALGAVARLVKSDLAFPEAMYTALSVYLLFAIGFKGGVELSKTPLAVLLLPALATLFLGLFRPLVAYGLSRRFLRVGRADAGALAAHYGSVSAVTFLAALTFAQGVGHRPEGFLPTLVALLEVPGIVLALLLAKRGGGSLGEALQEVLTGKSVVLLLGGLCVGALSGEAGMERVKPFFVDPFYGALTLFLMDLGMVAASRFAALRQVGFRLVLFGTLLPLFHGALGVYLGHLVGLSVGGATVLGAMAASSSYIAAPAAVRIALPEANPSLYLAASLAVTFPFNLVLGIPLYHALAVWMGGR
- a CDS encoding membrane protein, with the protein product MEAGVLSVILILVALEVILSADNALILGVIVQKLPPSLRRRALFYGILGAYVLRGLALLFAALVIKLWWVQVLGAAYLLYIALRHFLKPEEAHAPPPLEVSAAQFWKVVAQVELMDLAFAVDSVLVAVALSDKLWVIYTGVFLGILALRMLASLVVSLLDRYPRFKHLAYVVVGLAGVKLLLGGWDKLAKETLHRPELALGLDKEAFSLLILAVLLLGSLWALRKPAPQPS
- the gcvT gene encoding glycine cleavage system aminomethyltransferase GcvT: MKRTPLYEAHLRHGGRMVAFAGYALPLQYTSIVEEHLAVRRGAGVFDVSHMGEFLVRGEEALAFLQWATANDASKLRVGRAQYSMLLNAQGGVVDDIYLYRLEEAAYLLVVNAANIAKDWAHLQGLAQGFRVELEDLSEGTALLALQGPKAAEILQGLTEADLSKKRKNDVFAAQVAGRPARLARTGYTGEDGFELFLAPEDAEAVFEALLAAGAVPAGLGARDTLRLEAGFPLYGHELTEATNPLCTPWAWVVKREKAFFGKEAALAQACQEEVVGLVLEVGLPREGYPVLSGGRPVGRVTSGGYSPLLGKGIALAWVERGAQGPFFVEVRGKPVGASLSPLPFVPLK